The following DNA comes from Populus trichocarpa isolate Nisqually-1 chromosome 19, P.trichocarpa_v4.1, whole genome shotgun sequence.
CTGCAAGCAATCCGAACAACAACCGGAGTTGCAGAAGTTCCCCTTATGCTCTTAAAACTAACATCACTGATCTTCACTTTTGATGGAgcctgcaaaagaaaaaaaaaaagaagattaagaCCCCAAAAGACTTTTAGTAATCTCCCTGGCTGGaaggaacataaaaaaattaatatgcatGTGTATGCAATCTTCAGAATTGCATTATTGATCTAGCATGATGTAAAAAAGACTTTGATAAATGGTGGAGTGTTTGAGCCACGAATTGGGTAAAATATTGTCACAGTAATTTAATATTGTGAAAATATCCTTATGGTAACAGAAAAAGCAATACCTTTAGAGTGCATTGGTTCCATGGGCAATACCCTTGATCTATGATGACAGGGTTTTGGACATTGTTCATGACGATATCCTCAAAATGCATGTTAGATGCGACACCACCGTATAAAGCTGGCCAAGATTTTATTCTAACGCCATTTGTAGTATCTGAGATGGTGCAATTCTTGACAAATATTCCAGAAACAGGTTTCTCATTGGGGTATTTCCCTAAACTTCCAACACTGATGCCATGGCCAGGTCCACATGTTACTCCTGTGATATGTAATTCTTCGGTGCCATCTCCCACGGAGATACAATCATCGCCTGTGCTAATTTTTGAATCGATAATGTAGATCCCAGTAGATCGGCCGATGTGGATTCCATCGGTGTTTACACTCTCACCAGGTGCTCTCACGGTAAAATGCTGGAAGGTGAGGTTTTTGCACCCCAAGACGTTAACATGAAAGTTCTTGCTATCTAGAGTAGTTATATCTCGGACTAATGCATTGGTGATGAAATCGAACCTTAAATTCTGATACATATTTGAAGCCAACAAAAAGCAAATGATTAAAGAAACTTTGTTAGTGccataacatataattaaaaaactctcACTAAATTTGTGACCCAAGAGAaggaaattaggcttcataatggTGAGTAGATTACCATTGGGAGGCCTTTACAATTTTTATCTTTGTGACATGTACTTTTGCTCCACGCAACCTTTCCCTGCCCATCAAAAGTGCCCCTTCCCGACAATGTAAATTGATCTACGTATCTGAAATTAACCCAATGACCTCCTGAGAGCTTATTTGGGTCAACCGGTGCCTTCAATATGCCATCAACTTGGAGCTTGATCGCAGCCTTGCAAGGACCTGCTAGAGTTACTTTCCGTAACCAGTATGTTCCACTTGGAATAAGAACTTTACTGGGCTTTGTTGAAGCACAAGCAGATTTCCAAGCATTGGTTAAAGCctaaaaagggaaagaaaagggCATTATTTAGAGAGGATCAACAGGTCTCAAATTCGGGTGTTACGCTGAAAATCTAAGGAAACATAAATAAGTTTTGACTCGAATATTATATATTCtgctatttaaaaatcatatgcaTGCATGCgagaaaatatttaagataccTCCGTGATATCTTTACCGGCACCATATTTAGTCACATCGAAGACACCATTTGACTGGGCTTGAGTAGTTGATGCTAACAATAAGAATAGTGAGAATGATATTATTGCCGAGGAGACAACTTCCAAGCCCATCTTTTTGTTAGCTATGTTGCTTTCTTTCTTCACTGCTCTAGGAAAACGGACACATTTCTTAACCTTCCATGTTGATCCTTAATTTATAGGGCAAGGGAGGACTTCAACACCACTCGTAAATTTATCATGCAGTTGATGAATGTTGTCCATGCTTGTGCAAGGATGTAGCTTTGCCATTCAATTTCTTTACTATTATTAGCTTCTCTTGCAGtatagcatatcaaaatattataagaaaaatctaTACATATAACCCTGTCCATAGAAGCCTCAATTTCATGGAAAGatttgtttaattgaataaaaattcctctagttttgaagattttgttaTTGAAGATGCtaattccattttattttactttttcccTTGATATAGTATATAACAAAACTTTAAATAACATCAAACTTTCTAAATTATCTCTAAtctatgaaaaaaacattaacaagatTCTAAAATATGCACACAAAAAAACACTTGCTAAAAAAACGATAGAATTCAATTCTTAGTCAACTCAAtgtgaaaagatgaaattgaaaaaaactagagTCAATCATAGTTACCATGTCAAACATACAACTACaatcatgagactgagataaatcagtaaaaaacaaatcaaaagaatattatgAAGCCTCATTCCCAACAAATCCCATgtaaaaggataaaagaaagcaattaaaaaaaagacagaaaaaacaTGCAAACCTGGTTAAGCTCACCAAACCCCACTACCTAGATCAAGCAAATGGAATAACTCAATTATAATATCAACTTAGTCTtgaaaatgaaactaaaaaatgattaaattaaaaaaacacttgagtCAATCTCATGGCCTAGACAATAAGATCAGGTTAATCTCGtcgaaagaaaatagaagaaaaaacaaagcctaacttccttttttatataaaaaaatcaaatattgattgatgaaattgaaaaaaaaaataatgaaaaaaaaatctcccataaaaaaataattgatattaactcgagttaactttttaaacccttgacccatcaaatcaaaatcaCCCCATCGGGAAAAACAATAAAGCTTAATTCAAAACTAATAACTTGGTGAAgaatggaaatgaaaaaaaaaattcaattttacaaaataacgtaaaaaaaagcaatccaaagaatgaggatcaattttaaaatataaaaaaattgagaggatAACTAACAGTtttggattgaatgataaaattaaaaaaaaatttaactaaaggatccaaaacaaaaaacataacaatcacAAGagtaaggatcaaatttgaaaaaattaatgagaaaacaacttataattttggattgaagggtgaaattaaaatgtttttacacaactcaaaagaaaagaaactaacaaaagaatgaaaatcaaatttgaaatgataataaaatgagaGGACAATTGTTGCTACctaattttttacttcaattttcaaaatttaaaataaaaaatatactttcttCGCGTAGTTTATAACATGCTCATTAAGCCGATGttaatgttgtatttttttcaaaagtcaaaaaacacaaaataaataaaaaaagaaaatagaaaaaatacatttatattttagtgATCTAATTGTAATTGTGGAAAGGAGAGAActaattttcaaattgaaaagcCTCTCACCAAGCAACCCAAGTTTTAATCCAATGGTCCACAATCGATTTTCTTAATCCAAAGGTCTATTTCCTTGCCTTGCCTCTCATTTGATTTTAATCTCTACCACTAGATTTCAAGAATTAATATCTACCACTCATTTTATATAAATCTCACATCATGAACAACTACAATTAAACAAGCAACTAGGCACataaatttcttccaattagGCATACAAAATTCAGTTATTCCTTAACATGTTCTTCCAAACATGTATAAAAAGTTTaacaaaactcaataaaaatgtTATCAACATCTATAGTTTTGCATTCTTATGATCATAGTCATACATGTATTATATCACATAAACATTATCgtatttacattaattttttgatgtatcCTTCCTTTGCATTAGAAGTCAAATACATTGATAGTAACATTCATCTTTAGgtttgttgttacccatttttgggttcccacaaaaaaaaaaatacaaaaaaaaatatatgataaaaaaatattcggaagaaaaaaaaaataggagcgAGAAAAGGATACTTGAATGCTGAAAAAAGGctaaaattggttgaggaggttaaaaaatgcaaaaggttaaaatttgacagtatatttttgaccggtgagagccctgttgataagaaaaattcaatttgaggaagaaaagtccaaaataagATGTTTATGGACTGAATTAAAtcttatctaaggtttaattgaatttatggagtgtttgattacaagaaaaattgatttttaagtcaatttcgGCTTTt
Coding sequences within:
- the LOC18109575 gene encoding exopolygalacturonase isoform X2 encodes the protein MGLEVVSSAIISFSLFLLLASTTQAQSNGVFDVTKYGAGKDITEALTNAWKSACASTKPSKVLIPSGTYWLRKVTLAGPCKAAIKLQVDGILKAPVDPNKLSGGHWVNFRYVDQFTLSGRGTFDGQGKVAWSKSTCHKDKNCKGLPMNLRFDFITNALVRDITTLDSKNFHVNVLGCKNLTFQHFTVRAPGESVNTDGIHIGRSTGIYIIDSKISTGDDCISVGDGTEELHITGVTCGPGHGISVGSLGKYPNEKPVSGIFVKNCTISDTTNGVRIKSWPALYGGVASNMHFEDIVMNNVQNPVIIDQGYCPWNQCTLKAPSKVKISDVSFKSIRGTSATPVVVRIACSSGFPCQKVKLANINLAYRGPGGPAKSQCSNVKPIISGIMSASGC